One genomic window of Arachis hypogaea cultivar Tifrunner chromosome 8, arahy.Tifrunner.gnm2.J5K5, whole genome shotgun sequence includes the following:
- the LOC114924347 gene encoding uncharacterized protein, whose translation MTPQTGPSSSRADPQPITNHTFDPGDIPYHNNSGSEHMVEDQPSIYMVTGAADPMRTTEVLKQKMLLKEWALTLGPSVRRNDSLEVSWNKEEPWFLTAIYGSPNPTIRRDLWYMLEEIANLTIGLWCIGGDFNAIKYAQDSGGSSNLSSDTNKFIDCMCNCGMMEVEFFGPPFTWQRGHIKRRLDRVLNNFEWTQLFQAAGVKHLPKLKSDHLPILIDFQHTIQDNSNKPFRLLAPWLLHDDYSNLVNDAWNPNDSLIDNINSFTNRAKAWNRETFGNIFRKKSGIIARLEGINESLSFQSNPFLKKLQKELWREYENIVVQEESYWFQMSRCNIIKFGDKNSTYFHLKANGRRRKNRIKSLKIDNENWSDNPDVLKALGMDFFKNIFSADTNSIRLLSFPISGNFPALSEEER comes from the exons ATGACACCTCAGACAGGTCCATCCTCCTCGAGAGCTGATCCTCAACCTATCACAAACCACACTTTCGATCCAGGAGACATTCCCTATCATAACAATTCAGGATCTGAACACATGGTGGAAGATCAACCAAGCATCTATATGGTGACAGGGGCTGCTGACCCTATGAGGACTACTGAA GTTCTAAAGCAGAAAATGTTATTAAAAGAATGGGCTTTGACGCTTGGACCATCAGTGAGGCGGAATGATTCTCTGGAG GTTTCTTGGAATAAAGAAGAGCCCTGGTTCCTCACGGCTATATACGGCAGCCCTAATCCAACTATCAGAAGGGATCTGTGGTATATGCTAGAGGAAATTGCTAACCTTACAATTGGGCTTTGGTGTATCGGCGGCGATTTTAATGCTATTAAATATGCCCAAGACTCTGGGGGAAGCTCCAACCTTTCATCAGATACAAACAAATTTATTGATTGCATGTGTAACTGTGGCATGATGGAGGTTGAGTTTTTCGGTCCTCCCTTTACATGGCAGCGGGGTCACATCAAGAGAAGGCTAGATAGAGTTCTAAACAACTTCGAGTGGACTCAACTTTTTCAGGCAGCAGGAGTTAAACATCTACCAAAGTTGAAATCGGACCATCTACCTATTTTGATAGATTTTCAGCACACTATCCAGGATAACTCTAACAAACCTTTTCGTCTTCTTGCCCCTTGGTTACTCCATGATGATTACTCTAATCTTGTTAATGATGCATGGAATCCGAATGACTCGTTGATTGATAATATTAACTCCTTTACTAATAGAGCTAAAGCTTGGAATAGAGAGACTTTTGGAAATATTTTCAGGAAAAAAAGTGGCATTATTGCCCGTTTAGAAGGCATCAATGAAAGTCTATCATTTCAAAGTAACCCCTTTCTTAAAAAACTTCAGAAAGAACTCTGGAGAGAATATGAGAATATTGTTGTTCAAGAGGAGAGTTACTGGTTTCAAATGTCTAGATGTAACATTATCAAATTTGGGGACAAAAATTCTACTTACTTCCATCTTAAAGCTAATGGCAGGAGAAGGAAGAATAgaattaaatctctaaaaattgATAATGAAAATTGGTCTGATAATCCGGATGTTCTTAAAGCTCTGGGAATggacttttttaaaaatattttttcagctGACACTAATTCTATCCGTTTATTGTCATTTCCTATCTCAGGTAACTTTCCAGCCCTATCTGAGGAAGAGAGATAG
- the LOC112706736 gene encoding receptor-like protein kinase HERK 1 isoform X1, with translation MMNYRKLSLFFCALSIFYPYLCFSADFVPVDNYLIDCGASSGTVVGNRNFSADSASKKLLSTQQDVLASTSLKSITSTGDSTLYQTARVFTGSSKYTFSIKQKGRHWIRLYFFPFTYQKYDMSAAKFSVATQNNVLVSDFGVQKDPVMKEYSVNVSSNSLVIDFTPSSGSIAFVNAIEVVSVPDDLIDDVGFSLTNGLSSYSGLAVQALETVWRVNMGGPTVSSGNDTLQRTWDPDLSFLKEKNLAANFSNIGGVQYVNGSATENDAPASVYGTGQQMNSQSDPRVNFNVTWEFKVDSGFQYLVRLHFCDLVSKGLNELYFNVYVDSLFAAKDLDLASINQNVLGVPYYRDVVTPLTSSNLLRVSMGPSNVNKDYPNAILNGLEIMKMNNSVGSLSTGTAAVATTSGSNSKNVGVIVGAVLGAVCAVVLAGLLCLLCRKRRRLARRRQSKTWIPFSINGTTSHTMGSKYSNGTTISAASNFEYRVPLAAVQEATNNFDESWVIGIGGFGKVYKGELSDGTKVAVKRGNPRSQQGIAEFRTEIEMLSQFRHRHLVSLIGYCDERNEMILIYEYMEKGTLKGHLYGSGFPTLSWKERLEICIGAARGLHYLHTGYAKAVIHRDVKSANILLDENLMAKVADFGLSKTGPELDQTHVSTAVKGSFGYLDPEYFRRQQLTEKSDVYSFGVVLFEVLCARPVIDPSLPREMVNLAEWAMKWQKKGQLEEIIDPALASNIRPESLRKFGETAEKCLADFGVDRPSMGDVLWNLEYALQLQESATQGNDPQENSTNMISLSPQVNNFNNDASASAIKFEGTNVDDLSGVSMSRVFSQLVKSEGR, from the coding sequence ATGATGAATTACAGAaaactttctttgtttttctgtgCTTTATCTATCTTTTATCCCTATCTGTGTTTCTCTGCCGATTTTGTTCCAGTAGATAACTACCTTATAGATTGTGGAGCAAGTTCTGGTACTGTAGTAGGTAACCGCAATTTCTCTGCGGATAGTGCTTCTAAGAAGCTATTATCCACTCAGCAAGATGTTCTTGCAAGTACTTCCTTGAAATCAATCACTTCCACTGGTGATTCCACTCTCTATCAAACTGCTAGGGTCTTCACTGGTTCCTCAAAGTACACTTTCTCAATCAAACAAAAAGGCAGACATTGGATCCGTCTTTATTTCTTTCCATTTACCTATCAGAAGTATGATATGAGTGCAGCGAAATTCTCGGTTGCCACGCAGAACAATGTCCTTGTTAGTGATTTTGGTGTGCAGAAAGATCCTGTGATGAAGGAATACTCTGTGAATGTGAGCTCTAATTCCCTTGTTATAGACTTTACCCCTTCGAGTGGTTCGATTGCCTTTGTGAATGCAATCGAAGTTGTTTCGGTCCCTGATGACCTCATTGATGATGTTGGTTTCAGCCTGACTAATGGATTATCAAGCTACTCTGGCTTGGCAGTACAGGCGCTGGAGACAGTCTGGAGGGTTAACATGGGGGGTCCAACTGTCTCCTCTGGTAATGACACTCTTCAGCGAACCTGGGATCCGGATCTTAGCTTCCTAAAAGAAAAAAACCTTGCTGCTAATTTCTCAAATATTGGAGGTGTTCAATATGTGAACGGCTCGgctactgaaaatgatgctccggCTAGTGTTTATGGTACTGGACAACAGATGAACTCACAAAGTGATCCACGTGTTAATTTCAATGTGACATGGGAGTTTAAGGTGGATTCTGGATTTCAGTACCTTGTTAGACTTCACTTCTGTGATTTAGTGAGTAAAGGTCTCAATGAACTCTACTTCAATGTTTATGTTGATTCCTTGTTTGCTGCCAAGGATCTTGATCTtgcttcaataaatcaaaatgtCTTGGGTGTTCCATATTATAGGGATGTTGTTACACCCTTGACATCTAGCAACTTGCTTCGAGTAAGTATGGGACCTTCTAATGTAAATAAGGACTACCCTAATGCCATTCTGAATGGTTTGGAGATCATGAAAATGAACAATTCTGTGGGAAGTCTTAGTACAGGGACAGCTGCTGTTGCTACTACTTCTGGTTCAAATTCAAAGAATGTTGGTGTAATTGTGGGTGCAGTTCTTGGGGCAGTATGTGCAGTGGTCTTGGCTGGACTTTTGTGTTTACTATGCAGGAAAAGAAGGCGGTTGGCGCGGCGGAGACAGTCGAAGACATGGATTCCTTTCTCCATCAATGGCACAACTTCTCACACCATGGGAAGTAAATATTCTAATGGTACTACAATTAGTGCTGCTTCAAACTTCGAGTACCGTGTTCCTCTTGCTGCAGTTCAGGAAGCTACAAACAATTTTGATGAGAGTTGGGTTATTGGGATTGGTGGCTTTGGGAAAGTATACAAGGGGGAATTGAGTGATGGCACTAAAGTGGCAGTTAAGAGAGGAAATCCTCGGTCACAGCAGGGTATTGCCGAGTTCCGAACTGAAATCGAAATGCTGTCTCAGTTCCGTCACCGGCATCTGGTATCTTTGATCGGCTATTGTGATGAAAGGAATGAAATGATACTGATATATGAGTATATGGAGAAAGGAACACTCAAGGGTCATCTATATGGTTCGGGGTTCCCAACCTTAAGTTGGAAGGAGAGGCTTGAGATATGCATTGGAGCTGCTAGAGGGCTTCATTATCTGCACACCGGCTATGCTAAAGCAGTTATTCACCGCGATGTGAAATCTGCAAATATCCTCCTTGATGAGAACCTGATGGCTAAAGTTGCTGATTTTGGATTATCCAAGACTGGGCCAGAACTTGATCAGACACATGTGAGCACAGCTGTTAAAGGAAGCTTTGGCTACCTTGATCCTGAATACTTCAGGAGGCAGCAGCTAACAGAAAAGTCTGATGTGTATTCATTCGGCGTGGTTCTGTTTGAAGTTCTTTGTGCAAGACCTGTCATAGATCCGTCCCTTCCCAGGGAGATGGTAAACTTGGCAGAATGGGCAATGAAGTGGCAGAAGAAGGGGCAATTGGAGGAGATCATAGATCCTGCACTTGCAAGCAACATAAGACCGGAATCTCTCAGGAAGTTTGGAGAAACCGCGGAGAAATGCTTGGCAGACTTCGGTGTAGACAGGCCTTCTATGGGAGATGTATTGTGGAATTTGGAGTATGCCCTGCAGCTTCAAGAGTCTGCTACTCAAGGGAATGATCCTCAAGAAAACAGTACTAATATGATCAGTCTCTCTCCACAGGTCAACAACTTCAACAACGATGCAAGCGCCTCTGCCATTAAATTTGAAGGCACAAATGTGGATGATCTGTCTGGTGTTTCAATGAGTAGGGTGTTCTCTCAGTTGGTGAAGTCAGAGGGGAGATGA
- the LOC140174688 gene encoding uncharacterized protein, with product MTPFRALYGKEPPALLRGGMESSVEEVKVLLEERNQMLDEIQFQLNRAQNRMRQSADKKRCDVSFEVGDFVYLKLQPYRMKSLAAISNQKLGAIFYGPFEVLERIGTVTYRLKLADTARIHLVFHIFQLKKSVVPSLHPQPLPEALTEEGESLVEPKQAIDSRYNNQGDLEVLIKWKKLPDFENTWESAAILQITFFSFHLEEKVALHGGGYCNKPER from the coding sequence ATGACACCTTTTCGAGCTTTATAtggcaaggaacctccagctttATTACGAGGAGGGATGGAATCTTCAGTGGAGGAAGTAAAGGTCTTATTGGAGGAACGAAATCAGATGTTGGATGAAATCCAATTTCAGCTCAATAGGGCTCAGAACAGAATGAGACAAAGTGCAGACAAGAAAAGATGTGATGTGTCTTTTGAAGTAGGAGACTTTGTGTATCTCAAACTTCAACCATATAGGATGAAGTCTTTGGCAGCCATATCAAATCAGAAGTTGGGTGCAatattttatggtccttttgAGGTGCTAGAAAGGATTGGGACAGTGACCTACAGGCTGAAATTAGCTGACACCGCAAGAATACACCTTGTTTTTCATATTTTCCAGTTAAAGAAAAGTGTTGTACCTTCCTTACATCCTCAACCATTACCCGAAGCACTGACTGAAGAAGGGGAATCGCTAGTCGAACCTAAACAAGCCATTGACAGCCGCTACAACAATCAGGGAGATCTTGAGGTCCTTATCAAATGGAAGAAACTACCAGATTTTGAGAACACTTGGGAGTCAGCAGCAATATTACAGATAACATTTTTCTCTTTCCACCTTGAGGAAAAGGTGGCTCTTCATGGAGGGGGGTATTGCAACAAACCAGAGAGATAA
- the LOC112706736 gene encoding receptor-like protein kinase HERK 1 isoform X3 — translation MGGPTVSSGNDTLQRTWDPDLSFLKEKNLAANFSNIGGVQYVNGSATENDAPASVYGTGQQMNSQSDPRVNFNVTWEFKVDSGFQYLVRLHFCDLVSKGLNELYFNVYVDSLFAAKDLDLASINQNVLGVPYYRDVVTPLTSSNLLRVSMGPSNVNKDYPNAILNGLEIMKMNNSVGSLSTGTAAVATTSGSNSKNVGVIVGAVLGAVCAVVLAGLLCLLCRKRRRLARRRQSKTWIPFSINGTTSHTMGSKYSNGTTISAASNFEYRVPLAAVQEATNNFDESWVIGIGGFGKVYKGELSDGTKVAVKRGNPRSQQGIAEFRTEIEMLSQFRHRHLVSLIGYCDERNEMILIYEYMEKGTLKGHLYGSGFPTLSWKERLEICIGAARGLHYLHTGYAKAVIHRDVKSANILLDENLMAKVADFGLSKTGPELDQTHVSTAVKGSFGYLDPEYFRRQQLTEKSDVYSFGVVLFEVLCARPVIDPSLPREMVNLAEWAMKWQKKGQLEEIIDPALASNIRPESLRKFGETAEKCLADFGVDRPSMGDVLWNLEYALQLQESATQGNDPQENSTNMISLSPQVNNFNNDASASAIKFEGTNVDDLSGVSMSRVFSQLVKSEGR, via the coding sequence ATGGGGGGTCCAACTGTCTCCTCTGGTAATGACACTCTTCAGCGAACCTGGGATCCGGATCTTAGCTTCCTAAAAGAAAAAAACCTTGCTGCTAATTTCTCAAATATTGGAGGTGTTCAATATGTGAACGGCTCGgctactgaaaatgatgctccggCTAGTGTTTATGGTACTGGACAACAGATGAACTCACAAAGTGATCCACGTGTTAATTTCAATGTGACATGGGAGTTTAAGGTGGATTCTGGATTTCAGTACCTTGTTAGACTTCACTTCTGTGATTTAGTGAGTAAAGGTCTCAATGAACTCTACTTCAATGTTTATGTTGATTCCTTGTTTGCTGCCAAGGATCTTGATCTtgcttcaataaatcaaaatgtCTTGGGTGTTCCATATTATAGGGATGTTGTTACACCCTTGACATCTAGCAACTTGCTTCGAGTAAGTATGGGACCTTCTAATGTAAATAAGGACTACCCTAATGCCATTCTGAATGGTTTGGAGATCATGAAAATGAACAATTCTGTGGGAAGTCTTAGTACAGGGACAGCTGCTGTTGCTACTACTTCTGGTTCAAATTCAAAGAATGTTGGTGTAATTGTGGGTGCAGTTCTTGGGGCAGTATGTGCAGTGGTCTTGGCTGGACTTTTGTGTTTACTATGCAGGAAAAGAAGGCGGTTGGCGCGGCGGAGACAGTCGAAGACATGGATTCCTTTCTCCATCAATGGCACAACTTCTCACACCATGGGAAGTAAATATTCTAATGGTACTACAATTAGTGCTGCTTCAAACTTCGAGTACCGTGTTCCTCTTGCTGCAGTTCAGGAAGCTACAAACAATTTTGATGAGAGTTGGGTTATTGGGATTGGTGGCTTTGGGAAAGTATACAAGGGGGAATTGAGTGATGGCACTAAAGTGGCAGTTAAGAGAGGAAATCCTCGGTCACAGCAGGGTATTGCCGAGTTCCGAACTGAAATCGAAATGCTGTCTCAGTTCCGTCACCGGCATCTGGTATCTTTGATCGGCTATTGTGATGAAAGGAATGAAATGATACTGATATATGAGTATATGGAGAAAGGAACACTCAAGGGTCATCTATATGGTTCGGGGTTCCCAACCTTAAGTTGGAAGGAGAGGCTTGAGATATGCATTGGAGCTGCTAGAGGGCTTCATTATCTGCACACCGGCTATGCTAAAGCAGTTATTCACCGCGATGTGAAATCTGCAAATATCCTCCTTGATGAGAACCTGATGGCTAAAGTTGCTGATTTTGGATTATCCAAGACTGGGCCAGAACTTGATCAGACACATGTGAGCACAGCTGTTAAAGGAAGCTTTGGCTACCTTGATCCTGAATACTTCAGGAGGCAGCAGCTAACAGAAAAGTCTGATGTGTATTCATTCGGCGTGGTTCTGTTTGAAGTTCTTTGTGCAAGACCTGTCATAGATCCGTCCCTTCCCAGGGAGATGGTAAACTTGGCAGAATGGGCAATGAAGTGGCAGAAGAAGGGGCAATTGGAGGAGATCATAGATCCTGCACTTGCAAGCAACATAAGACCGGAATCTCTCAGGAAGTTTGGAGAAACCGCGGAGAAATGCTTGGCAGACTTCGGTGTAGACAGGCCTTCTATGGGAGATGTATTGTGGAATTTGGAGTATGCCCTGCAGCTTCAAGAGTCTGCTACTCAAGGGAATGATCCTCAAGAAAACAGTACTAATATGATCAGTCTCTCTCCACAGGTCAACAACTTCAACAACGATGCAAGCGCCTCTGCCATTAAATTTGAAGGCACAAATGTGGATGATCTGTCTGGTGTTTCAATGAGTAGGGTGTTCTCTCAGTTGGTGAAGTCAGAGGGGAGATGA
- the LOC112706735 gene encoding ankyrin repeat-containing protein At5g02620 → MSVTGKKMTKQLTGKRDDTHLHSAARSGSLSVLRETLTGIEDQEELHELLARQNQDGETPLYVAAEYGYVDLVRELIQLYDLADAGIKARNGFDALHIAAKQGDLDIVKILMEAHPELSMTVDQSNTTALHTAATQGYVEIVKLLLEAGKGLATIAKSNGKTALHSAARNGHVAVVKVLLEQDREIATRIDKKRQTALHMAVKGQNLEVVEELIKGDPSTINFVDNKGNTPLHIASRKGRAQIVKKLLEQKETNKKVVNRSGETALDTAEKMGNHDVKNILLEHGVVNANALVKSQGITATTTATATNATTSARELKQTVSDIKHEVHNQLEHTRQTRKRVQGIAKRINKMHQEGLNNAINSTTVVAVLIATVAFAAIFTVPGQFVDDPNDVPEGSTLGEANIAPQGAFLIFFVFDSIALFISLAVVVVQTSVVVIESKAKKQMMAIINKLMWLACVLITVSFLALAFVVVGKQEMWLAISVTVIGTTIMVTTLGTMCYWVIKHRIQASNLKNIRRSSMDTNKTKSSSVTAYSDSELLNRMYAI, encoded by the exons ATGAGTGTCACCGGGAAGAAAATGACCAAACAGTTAACAGGGAAAAGGGATGATACCCATTTGCATTCTGCAGCAAGATCAGGGAGTCTCTCTGTACTAAGGGAGACCCTTACTGGTATAGAAGATCAGGAGGAACTCCATGAGCTATTGGCAAGGCAGAACCAAGATGGTGAAACACCTCTTTATGTTGCTGCTGAATATGGTTATGTTGATCTGGTTAGGGAGTTGATTCAACTTTATGATCTTGCTGATGCTGGAATCAAAGCTAGGAATGGTTTTGATGCATTGCATATTGCTGCCAAACAAGGGGATTTAG ATATAGTGAAGATCCTTATGGAAGCTCATCCTGAGTTATCAATGACTGTGGATCAATCTAACACCACAGCATTGCACACGGCGGCGACACAAGGGTACGTTGAGATAGTGAAGCTCCTCTTGGAAGCAGGAAAAGGCTTGGCAACCATTGCCAAGAGCAATGGGAAAACAGCTTTGCATTCTGCTGCAAGGAATGGACATGTTGCAGTTGTGAAAGTGCTTCTTGAGCAGGACAGAGAGATTGCAACTCGAATCGATAAGAAGAGGCAGACGGCGCTTCATATGGCGGTGAAGGGACAGAATCTTGAGGTGGTGGAGGAGCTGATCAAAGGAGATCCATCAACTATAAACTTTGTTGACAATAAGGGGAACACACCATTGCATATAGCATCTAGAAAGGGCAGGGCTCAG ATTGTAAAGAAGCTTCTTGAGcagaaagaaacaaacaaaaaagttgTTAACAGGTCTGGTGAGACTGCATTAGACACTGCTGAAAAAATGGGGAACCATGATGTTAAGAATATTCTGTTAGAACACGGCGTTGTGAACGCCAATGCCTTAGTAAAGTCCCAAGGAATTACGGCCACAACCACAGCCACAGCCACAAACGCAACCACGTCGGCCAGGGAGCTAAAACAAACTGTGAGTGACATCAAACATGAGGTCCACAACCAGTTAGAGCACACCCGACAAACGCGAAAGCGGGTGCAAGGCATAGCAAAGAGAATCAACAAGATGCACCAAGAAGGCCTGAACAATGCAATAAACTCAACAACCGTGGTGGCAGTGCTAATTGCAACGGTGGCATTCGCGGCGATCTTCACAGTCCCGGGGCAGTTTGTTGATGATCCAAACGATGTCCCTGAAGGGTCAACACTTGGTGAAGCAAACATAGCACCACAGGGTGCATTCTTGATCTTCtttgtgtttgattcaattgcaCTTTTCATATCTCTTGCTGTGGTTGTGGTTCAAACTTCGGTGGTGGTTATAGAGAGCAAAGCAAAGAAGCAAATGATGGCTATAATAAACAAGCTAATGTGGTTGGCTTGTGTGCTTATAACTGTTTCATTCTTGGCATtggcttttgttgttgttgggaAACAAGAGATGTGGCTTGCTATTTCGGTTACTGTTATTGGGACAACAATAATGGTTACAACCTTGGGGACTATGTGTTATTGGGTTATTAAGCACCGTATTCAGGCCTCTAATTTGAAGAACATAAGGAGATCTTCCATGGATACAAATAAGACTAAGTCTTCTTCAGTCACTGCTTACTCCGATTCTGAACTACTAAACAGAATGTATGCCATTTAG
- the LOC112706736 gene encoding receptor-like protein kinase HERK 1 isoform X2, whose product MLSPKKSVRDSGCGSRFVFFSVILALPASSSGPSCNCIQSLTNGLSSYSGLAVQALETVWRVNMGGPTVSSGNDTLQRTWDPDLSFLKEKNLAANFSNIGGVQYVNGSATENDAPASVYGTGQQMNSQSDPRVNFNVTWEFKVDSGFQYLVRLHFCDLVSKGLNELYFNVYVDSLFAAKDLDLASINQNVLGVPYYRDVVTPLTSSNLLRVSMGPSNVNKDYPNAILNGLEIMKMNNSVGSLSTGTAAVATTSGSNSKNVGVIVGAVLGAVCAVVLAGLLCLLCRKRRRLARRRQSKTWIPFSINGTTSHTMGSKYSNGTTISAASNFEYRVPLAAVQEATNNFDESWVIGIGGFGKVYKGELSDGTKVAVKRGNPRSQQGIAEFRTEIEMLSQFRHRHLVSLIGYCDERNEMILIYEYMEKGTLKGHLYGSGFPTLSWKERLEICIGAARGLHYLHTGYAKAVIHRDVKSANILLDENLMAKVADFGLSKTGPELDQTHVSTAVKGSFGYLDPEYFRRQQLTEKSDVYSFGVVLFEVLCARPVIDPSLPREMVNLAEWAMKWQKKGQLEEIIDPALASNIRPESLRKFGETAEKCLADFGVDRPSMGDVLWNLEYALQLQESATQGNDPQENSTNMISLSPQVNNFNNDASASAIKFEGTNVDDLSGVSMSRVFSQLVKSEGR is encoded by the exons ATGCTCTCACCTAAAAAATCAG TCAGAGATTCAGGGTGTGGCTCCAGATTTGTATTCTTCTCTGTAATCTTGGCTCTTCCTGCTTCATCTTCTGGACCTAGCTGTAACTGTATTCAAAG CCTGACTAATGGATTATCAAGCTACTCTGGCTTGGCAGTACAGGCGCTGGAGACAGTCTGGAGGGTTAACATGGGGGGTCCAACTGTCTCCTCTGGTAATGACACTCTTCAGCGAACCTGGGATCCGGATCTTAGCTTCCTAAAAGAAAAAAACCTTGCTGCTAATTTCTCAAATATTGGAGGTGTTCAATATGTGAACGGCTCGgctactgaaaatgatgctccggCTAGTGTTTATGGTACTGGACAACAGATGAACTCACAAAGTGATCCACGTGTTAATTTCAATGTGACATGGGAGTTTAAGGTGGATTCTGGATTTCAGTACCTTGTTAGACTTCACTTCTGTGATTTAGTGAGTAAAGGTCTCAATGAACTCTACTTCAATGTTTATGTTGATTCCTTGTTTGCTGCCAAGGATCTTGATCTtgcttcaataaatcaaaatgtCTTGGGTGTTCCATATTATAGGGATGTTGTTACACCCTTGACATCTAGCAACTTGCTTCGAGTAAGTATGGGACCTTCTAATGTAAATAAGGACTACCCTAATGCCATTCTGAATGGTTTGGAGATCATGAAAATGAACAATTCTGTGGGAAGTCTTAGTACAGGGACAGCTGCTGTTGCTACTACTTCTGGTTCAAATTCAAAGAATGTTGGTGTAATTGTGGGTGCAGTTCTTGGGGCAGTATGTGCAGTGGTCTTGGCTGGACTTTTGTGTTTACTATGCAGGAAAAGAAGGCGGTTGGCGCGGCGGAGACAGTCGAAGACATGGATTCCTTTCTCCATCAATGGCACAACTTCTCACACCATGGGAAGTAAATATTCTAATGGTACTACAATTAGTGCTGCTTCAAACTTCGAGTACCGTGTTCCTCTTGCTGCAGTTCAGGAAGCTACAAACAATTTTGATGAGAGTTGGGTTATTGGGATTGGTGGCTTTGGGAAAGTATACAAGGGGGAATTGAGTGATGGCACTAAAGTGGCAGTTAAGAGAGGAAATCCTCGGTCACAGCAGGGTATTGCCGAGTTCCGAACTGAAATCGAAATGCTGTCTCAGTTCCGTCACCGGCATCTGGTATCTTTGATCGGCTATTGTGATGAAAGGAATGAAATGATACTGATATATGAGTATATGGAGAAAGGAACACTCAAGGGTCATCTATATGGTTCGGGGTTCCCAACCTTAAGTTGGAAGGAGAGGCTTGAGATATGCATTGGAGCTGCTAGAGGGCTTCATTATCTGCACACCGGCTATGCTAAAGCAGTTATTCACCGCGATGTGAAATCTGCAAATATCCTCCTTGATGAGAACCTGATGGCTAAAGTTGCTGATTTTGGATTATCCAAGACTGGGCCAGAACTTGATCAGACACATGTGAGCACAGCTGTTAAAGGAAGCTTTGGCTACCTTGATCCTGAATACTTCAGGAGGCAGCAGCTAACAGAAAAGTCTGATGTGTATTCATTCGGCGTGGTTCTGTTTGAAGTTCTTTGTGCAAGACCTGTCATAGATCCGTCCCTTCCCAGGGAGATGGTAAACTTGGCAGAATGGGCAATGAAGTGGCAGAAGAAGGGGCAATTGGAGGAGATCATAGATCCTGCACTTGCAAGCAACATAAGACCGGAATCTCTCAGGAAGTTTGGAGAAACCGCGGAGAAATGCTTGGCAGACTTCGGTGTAGACAGGCCTTCTATGGGAGATGTATTGTGGAATTTGGAGTATGCCCTGCAGCTTCAAGAGTCTGCTACTCAAGGGAATGATCCTCAAGAAAACAGTACTAATATGATCAGTCTCTCTCCACAGGTCAACAACTTCAACAACGATGCAAGCGCCTCTGCCATTAAATTTGAAGGCACAAATGTGGATGATCTGTCTGGTGTTTCAATGAGTAGGGTGTTCTCTCAGTTGGTGAAGTCAGAGGGGAGATGA